In the Pseudomonas sp. ADAK2 genome, one interval contains:
- a CDS encoding NADP(H)-dependent aldo-keto reductase, translated as MDYRQLGRTNLNVSAICLGTMTWGEQNSEAEAFAQIERAKSAGINFIDTAEMYPVPPKADTYATTERYIGNYFKSRGDRADWILASKIAGPGNTIDYIRDKNLRHNRQHITEAVDASLKRLQTDYIDLYQLHWPERSTNFFGQLGYKHKIEANLTPLEDTLEALDEQVKAGKIRHIGLSNETPWGTMRFLALAEARGWPRAVSIQNPYNLLNRSFEVGLAEIAIREQCGLLAYSPLAFGFLSGKYEGGARPPKGRLSLYSRFSRYFNPQSEAACSRYVALAREHGLDPAQMALAFVTQQPFVTSNIIGATTLEQLDSNIASFDLKLSDEVLAGIEAIHKDHPNPAP; from the coding sequence ATGGACTATCGCCAGCTAGGCCGAACCAATCTGAACGTGAGTGCAATCTGCCTCGGAACCATGACCTGGGGTGAGCAAAACAGCGAGGCTGAAGCCTTCGCCCAGATCGAGCGAGCCAAAAGCGCCGGGATCAATTTCATCGACACCGCCGAAATGTATCCTGTGCCGCCCAAGGCCGACACCTACGCCACCACCGAGCGCTACATCGGCAATTACTTCAAAAGTCGCGGCGACCGTGCCGACTGGATCCTGGCCAGCAAGATCGCCGGCCCCGGCAACACCATCGACTATATCCGCGACAAAAACCTGCGCCACAACCGCCAGCACATCACCGAAGCCGTGGACGCCAGCCTCAAGCGCTTGCAGACCGACTACATCGATCTCTATCAACTGCACTGGCCGGAACGCAGCACCAATTTCTTCGGTCAACTGGGCTACAAACACAAGATCGAAGCCAACCTGACACCGCTGGAAGACACCCTCGAAGCGCTCGACGAACAGGTCAAGGCCGGCAAGATCCGTCACATCGGCCTGTCCAACGAAACGCCGTGGGGCACCATGCGTTTCCTCGCTTTGGCCGAAGCGCGTGGCTGGCCGCGCGCCGTGTCGATTCAGAACCCGTACAACCTGCTCAACCGCAGTTTTGAAGTCGGCCTGGCGGAAATCGCCATTCGCGAACAGTGCGGCCTGCTGGCCTATTCGCCCCTGGCGTTCGGTTTCCTGTCAGGCAAGTACGAAGGTGGCGCGCGTCCGCCGAAGGGTCGCCTGAGCCTCTACAGCCGCTTCAGCCGCTATTTCAACCCGCAGTCGGAAGCCGCGTGCAGCCGTTACGTGGCACTGGCTCGTGAACACGGCCTGGACCCGGCGCAGATGGCGCTGGCCTTCGTGACACAGCAGCCGTTCGTAACCAGCAACATCATCGGGGCGACGACGCTTGAGCAACTGGACAGCAACATTGCCAGTTTCGATCTGAAACTTTCCGATGAAGTGCTGGCCGGGATCGAGGCGATTCACAAGGATCACCCGAATCCAGCGCCTTAA
- the rplM gene encoding 50S ribosomal protein L13 — protein sequence MKTFTAKPETVQRDWFVVDAAGQTLGRLATEIASRLRGKHKAEYTPHVDTGDYIVVINAEQIRVTGAKTTDKIYYSHSGFPGGIKSINFEKLIAKAPERVIETAVKGMLPKNPLGRDMYRKLKVYAGAVHPHTAQQPQELKF from the coding sequence ATGAAAACTTTTACTGCTAAACCGGAAACAGTACAGCGCGACTGGTTTGTCGTCGACGCTGCAGGTCAGACCCTGGGTCGTCTGGCCACCGAAATCGCGAGCCGTCTGCGTGGCAAGCATAAAGCTGAGTACACTCCTCACGTTGACACCGGCGATTACATCGTTGTTATCAATGCCGAGCAGATTCGTGTAACCGGTGCTAAAACCACCGACAAGATCTACTACTCCCACTCCGGTTTCCCGGGCGGCATCAAGTCGATCAACTTTGAAAAGCTGATCGCTAAAGCCCCTGAGCGCGTGATCGAGACCGCGGTCAAAGGCATGCTGCCTAAGAACCCGCTGGGTCGCGACATGTATCGTAAGCTGAAAGTCTATGCGGGCGCTGTACACCCTCATACTGCTCAGCAGCCCCAAGAACTGAAGTTTTAA
- the rpsI gene encoding 30S ribosomal protein S9: MSATQNYGTGRRKTATARVFLRPGTGNISINNRTLENFFGRETARMVVRQPLELTETVEKFDIYVTVIGGGVSGQAGAIRHGITRALMQYDETLRGALRKAGFVTRDAREVERKKVGLRKARKRPQYSKR, encoded by the coding sequence ATGTCGGCGACTCAAAATTACGGCACTGGCCGTCGCAAGACCGCAACCGCACGCGTTTTCCTGCGTCCGGGTACTGGTAACATCTCCATCAACAACCGCACCCTGGAAAATTTCTTCGGCCGCGAAACTGCCCGCATGGTAGTTCGTCAGCCGCTGGAACTGACTGAGACTGTCGAGAAATTCGACATCTACGTCACCGTGATCGGTGGTGGTGTAAGTGGTCAAGCTGGCGCAATCCGCCACGGTATCACTCGCGCACTGATGCAGTACGACGAAACCCTGCGTGGCGCTCTGCGCAAAGCTGGCTTCGTTACTCGCGATGCTCGTGAAGTTGAACGTAAGAAAGTTGGTCTGCGTAAAGCGCGTAAGCGTCCGCAGTACTCGAAGCGTTAA
- the petA gene encoding ubiquinol-cytochrome c reductase iron-sulfur subunit — protein MSNDGVNAGRRRFLVAATSVVGAAGAVGAAVPFVGSWFPSAKAKAAGAPVKVNVSKIEPGQQMIAEWRGQPVFIVRRTAEILGNLKKIEGQLSDPTSKNSTQPTYVDPETRSIKPEVLLLIGICTHLGCSPTFRPEVAPADLGKDWVGGYFCPCHGSHYDLAGRVYKSQPAPLNLPVPPHSYETDEIIVIGVDTEKA, from the coding sequence ATGAGCAATGACGGCGTGAATGCAGGCCGGCGTCGCTTCTTGGTAGCAGCCACATCCGTGGTGGGTGCTGCAGGAGCGGTGGGGGCTGCGGTCCCGTTCGTGGGGTCATGGTTTCCCAGTGCCAAGGCGAAAGCCGCAGGTGCACCGGTGAAAGTGAATGTCAGCAAAATCGAGCCAGGCCAGCAGATGATTGCTGAGTGGCGCGGTCAGCCAGTATTCATTGTCCGCCGAACCGCGGAAATCCTGGGGAATCTGAAGAAGATCGAGGGCCAGTTGTCTGACCCGACCTCCAAGAACTCGACACAACCGACCTACGTCGATCCAGAAACGCGTTCGATCAAGCCAGAGGTTCTGCTGCTGATCGGTATCTGCACACACCTGGGTTGCTCGCCGACCTTCCGCCCTGAAGTGGCACCTGCTGATCTGGGCAAAGACTGGGTAGGTGGTTATTTCTGCCCTTGCCACGGTTCCCACTACGATCTGGCTGGTCGCGTCTACAAGTCGCAACCTGCGCCTTTGAACCTGCCAGTTCCCCCGCATTCCTATGAGACCGATGAGATCATTGTCATCGGCGTCGATACGGAGAAAGCGTGA
- a CDS encoding cytochrome b — translation MSKFMDWVDARFPATKMWEDHLSKYYAPKNFNFFYFFGSLALLVLVNQIVTGVWLTMSYTPSAEEAFASVEYIMRDVEYGSILRLLHSTGASAFFIVVYLHMFRGLLYGSYQKPRELVWVFGMLIYLALMAEAFMGYLLPWGQMSYWGAQVIISLFGAIPVIGNDLTQWIRGDYLISGITLNRFFALHVVALPIVILGLVVLHVLALHEVGSNNPDGVDIKKFKDENGVPLDGIAFHPYYTVKDIVGVVVFLFIFCSIVFFFPEMGGYFLEKPNFEVANAFKTPEHIAPVWYFTPFYAILRAIPDKLMGVIAMGASIAMLFVLPWLDRSPVKSMRYKGWLSKIWLWVFCICFVILGVLGVLAPTPGRTLLSQVCTFLYFAYFILMPFYTRLEKTKPVPERVTG, via the coding sequence ATGAGCAAGTTCATGGATTGGGTTGATGCGCGCTTTCCCGCGACCAAAATGTGGGAAGACCATCTCAGCAAGTATTACGCCCCGAAGAACTTCAACTTCTTCTATTTCTTTGGTTCCCTCGCACTGCTCGTTCTGGTCAACCAGATCGTTACCGGTGTCTGGCTGACCATGAGCTACACCCCGTCGGCGGAAGAAGCGTTTGCTTCCGTCGAATACATCATGCGCGACGTCGAGTACGGCTCGATCCTGCGCCTGCTGCACTCCACCGGCGCTTCGGCGTTCTTCATCGTGGTCTATCTGCACATGTTCCGTGGCTTGCTCTACGGGTCATACCAGAAGCCTCGTGAGCTGGTGTGGGTCTTCGGCATGCTGATCTACCTGGCGCTGATGGCTGAAGCCTTCATGGGTTACCTGCTGCCGTGGGGCCAGATGTCCTACTGGGGTGCCCAGGTGATCATCTCGCTGTTCGGTGCGATCCCGGTCATCGGTAACGACCTGACCCAGTGGATTCGTGGTGACTACCTGATTTCCGGTATTACCCTGAACCGCTTCTTCGCCTTGCACGTCGTGGCGTTGCCGATCGTGATCCTCGGTCTGGTGGTGTTGCACGTCCTGGCGCTGCACGAAGTCGGTTCGAACAACCCGGACGGCGTCGACATCAAGAAATTCAAAGACGAAAACGGCGTACCGCTGGACGGCATTGCCTTCCACCCGTACTACACCGTGAAAGATATCGTCGGCGTGGTGGTGTTCCTGTTCATCTTCTGTTCGATCGTGTTCTTCTTCCCGGAGATGGGCGGTTACTTCCTCGAGAAGCCGAACTTTGAAGTGGCGAACGCCTTCAAGACTCCAGAGCACATCGCTCCGGTCTGGTACTTCACACCGTTCTACGCGATTTTGCGGGCGATTCCGGACAAGCTCATGGGCGTTATCGCCATGGGTGCTTCGATTGCCATGCTGTTCGTCCTGCCGTGGCTCGACCGCAGCCCCGTCAAGTCCATGCGATACAAGGGCTGGCTGAGCAAGATCTGGCTTTGGGTGTTCTGCATCTGCTTCGTGATCCTCGGCGTGCTGGGCGTATTGGCTCCAACCCCTGGGCGTACGCTGCTGTCGCAGGTGTGCACCTTCCTGTACTTCGCCTACTTCATTCTGATGCCGTTCTACACCAGGCTCGAGAAGACCAAACCGGTTCCGGAAAGGGTGACTGGCTGA
- a CDS encoding cytochrome c1 translates to MKKLFAVLILAALPVFSFAAEHGPELEKVDIDVSDKAAMQDGARTFANYCMGCHSAKFQRYERVADDLGIPHDLMLKNLVFTGAKIGDHMSIGMQPADAKTWFGAAPPDLTLVARVRGTDWLYGYLRSFYEDPARPWGVNNKVFPNVGMPNVLVGLQGRQVVGCKQVQIVEDGKKQYDPLTGTPLTHEACDQLTIVPKSGALNEEQFDEKVKNLVTFLAYSANPVKLQHQRIGTYVLLYLAFFFVFAYLLKREYWKDVH, encoded by the coding sequence ATGAAAAAGCTATTTGCTGTATTGATTCTCGCGGCTTTGCCTGTGTTCTCCTTCGCGGCCGAACACGGTCCGGAACTGGAAAAAGTCGATATCGACGTTTCCGATAAAGCGGCCATGCAGGACGGCGCGCGTACGTTCGCCAACTACTGCATGGGCTGCCACAGTGCCAAGTTTCAGCGCTATGAGCGCGTTGCCGACGATCTGGGGATTCCTCACGATCTGATGCTGAAAAACCTGGTGTTCACCGGCGCCAAGATCGGCGACCACATGAGCATCGGCATGCAGCCGGCAGACGCCAAGACCTGGTTCGGTGCTGCACCGCCGGACCTGACCCTGGTGGCTCGCGTTCGTGGCACCGACTGGCTCTACGGTTACCTGCGTTCGTTCTATGAAGACCCGGCGCGTCCATGGGGCGTGAACAACAAGGTGTTCCCGAACGTTGGCATGCCTAACGTCCTGGTCGGCCTGCAAGGTCGTCAGGTGGTCGGCTGCAAACAGGTTCAAATCGTCGAAGACGGCAAGAAGCAGTATGATCCGCTGACCGGTACGCCGCTGACTCATGAAGCGTGCGATCAGTTGACCATTGTGCCGAAGAGCGGTGCGCTCAATGAAGAGCAGTTCGATGAGAAGGTCAAGAATCTGGTAACCTTCCTCGCTTACTCGGCTAATCCGGTAAAGCTGCAACATCAGCGCATCGGTACCTATGTATTGCTCTACCTGGCGTTCTTCTTCGTATTCGCTTACTTGCTCAAGCGTGAATACTGGAAAGACGTCCATTGA
- a CDS encoding glutathione S-transferase N-terminal domain-containing protein, with amino-acid sequence MGVTNRLACYSDPADHYSHRVRIVLAEKGVSAEIIYVEAGRQPPKLIEVNPYGSLPTLVDRDLALWESTVVMEYLDERYPHPPLLPVYPVARANSRLLIHRIQRDWCGLVDLILDSRSKEAARVVARKELRESLTGVSPLFADKPFFLSEEQSLVDCCLLPILWRLPILGIELPRPAKPLLDYMERSFAREAFQASLSGVERDMR; translated from the coding sequence ATGGGCGTGACCAATCGGTTGGCCTGTTACTCCGACCCCGCCGACCACTATTCCCACCGAGTACGCATCGTACTTGCAGAGAAGGGTGTCAGCGCCGAGATCATTTATGTGGAAGCTGGTCGCCAGCCGCCTAAACTGATCGAAGTGAACCCTTACGGCAGCTTGCCCACCCTGGTCGATCGTGACCTGGCGTTGTGGGAGTCGACCGTGGTGATGGAATATCTGGATGAGCGTTACCCGCACCCGCCTTTACTGCCGGTTTATCCTGTGGCGCGTGCAAACAGCCGTCTGCTGATTCATCGTATTCAGCGTGACTGGTGTGGCCTGGTGGATCTGATCCTTGATTCCCGGTCCAAGGAAGCAGCCCGCGTCGTGGCTCGTAAAGAGCTGCGCGAAAGCCTGACTGGCGTGTCGCCGTTGTTCGCCGACAAGCCGTTTTTCCTCAGCGAGGAACAAAGTCTGGTGGATTGCTGCCTATTGCCAATACTCTGGCGATTGCCGATTTTGGGTATTGAACTGCCGCGGCCTGCCAAGCCGCTGCTTGATTACATGGAGCGCTCTTTCGCGCGTGAGGCTTTCCAGGCGAGTCTGTCTGGTGTCGAACGCGATATGCGCTAA
- a CDS encoding ClpXP protease specificity-enhancing factor, producing MNSSRPYLVRALYEWIVDNDCTPHMLVNSEYPSVQVPQGFASDGQIVLNVSPAAVRHLHMDNEAVSFEGRFGGVPHTLFVPIASILGIYARENGQGMVFDLESPLEDDEEIEPDDDVPPPDNEPPRPSGRPSLKVVK from the coding sequence ATGAACTCCAGTCGACCTTATCTGGTCCGCGCGCTCTACGAGTGGATTGTTGATAACGATTGCACCCCGCACATGCTGGTCAATTCCGAATATCCGTCGGTGCAGGTGCCTCAAGGTTTCGCCAGTGACGGACAGATTGTCCTGAACGTATCACCGGCTGCCGTGCGTCACTTGCACATGGACAACGAAGCGGTCAGCTTCGAAGGGCGCTTCGGTGGCGTGCCACACACCCTGTTCGTGCCTATCGCGTCGATCCTGGGCATTTACGCCCGGGAGAACGGCCAAGGCATGGTGTTCGATCTGGAATCGCCTCTGGAAGACGATGAAGAGATCGAGCCGGATGATGATGTCCCGCCACCCGACAACGAACCGCCGCGTCCCAGCGGTCGACCGAGTTTGAAGGTGGTGAAGTAA
- a CDS encoding BON domain-containing protein: protein MTPNRLGLLALTLCLGIGGCTSVVNASREKPIEDDRGTRTFGSKIDDSLIDTKVGVNVAKADPALDNDSHIVVTSFNGVVLLAGQTPTADLKAKAEQAASAVQRVKKVHNELQVLPPSGFLARQNDTWLTSKIKTQMLTDPNIPGSRIKVVTENGIVYLLGLLTKQEAAQATNLVQSVSGVQKIVKLFEYID from the coding sequence ATGACCCCTAATCGCCTAGGCCTTCTGGCCTTGACCCTGTGCCTCGGCATCGGCGGCTGCACCTCGGTGGTTAACGCCAGCCGTGAGAAACCCATCGAAGACGACCGCGGCACGCGCACCTTCGGCAGCAAAATCGACGACTCCCTGATCGACACCAAGGTCGGCGTAAACGTCGCCAAGGCCGATCCGGCGCTGGATAACGACTCGCACATCGTCGTCACCAGCTTCAACGGCGTGGTACTGCTGGCCGGGCAAACGCCCACTGCCGACCTCAAGGCCAAGGCCGAACAGGCTGCTTCCGCCGTCCAGCGCGTGAAGAAGGTGCATAACGAGCTGCAAGTCCTGCCGCCGTCCGGCTTCCTGGCCCGCCAGAACGACACCTGGCTGACCTCCAAGATCAAGACCCAGATGCTCACCGACCCGAACATCCCGGGCTCGCGTATCAAGGTCGTCACCGAGAATGGCATCGTCTATTTGCTGGGTCTGCTCACCAAGCAGGAAGCCGCTCAAGCCACCAACCTGGTGCAGAGCGTTTCTGGCGTGCAGAAGATTGTGAAGTTGTTTGAGTACATCGACTGA
- a CDS encoding phosphoheptose isomerase: MDMQSRIRQLFQASIDTKQQAMDVLAPHIEQASQVMVNALLNEGKMLSCGNGGSAGDAQHFSSELLNRFERERPSLPAIALTTDSSTITSIANDYSYNEIFSKQIRALGQPGDVLLAISTSGNSANIIQAIQAAHDREMIVVALTGRDGGGMASLLLPEDVEIRVPANVTARIQEVHLLAIHCLCDLIDSQLFGSEE, encoded by the coding sequence ATGGACATGCAATCCCGAATTCGCCAGCTTTTTCAGGCCAGTATCGACACCAAGCAACAGGCGATGGACGTACTTGCACCGCACATCGAGCAAGCCAGCCAGGTGATGGTCAACGCCCTGCTCAACGAGGGCAAAATGCTTTCCTGCGGCAACGGCGGCTCTGCCGGTGACGCCCAGCACTTCTCGTCGGAGCTGCTCAACCGCTTCGAACGCGAACGCCCGAGCCTGCCAGCCATCGCGCTGACCACCGACAGCTCGACGATCACCTCGATCGCCAACGATTACAGCTACAACGAAATCTTCTCTAAACAGATCCGTGCCCTTGGCCAACCGGGGGATGTATTGCTGGCGATTTCCACCAGCGGCAACTCGGCGAACATTATTCAAGCGATCCAGGCCGCACATGATCGCGAAATGATTGTCGTAGCATTGACCGGTCGCGATGGCGGCGGCATGGCGTCGCTGCTTTTGCCTGAAGACGTCGAGATCCGCGTACCGGCCAATGTCACCGCACGTATTCAGGAAGTCCACCTGCTGGCGATCCACTGCCTTTGCGACTTGATCGACAGCCAACTGTTCGGGAGTGAAGAATGA
- a CDS encoding YraN family protein: MPDRSRQQSGKDAERHALEHLQQQGLRLLAQNWLCKRGELDLVMLDGDTVVFVEVRYRKNTQWGGALDSIDGRKRQKLIFAAQYFLQRESRWANSPCRFDVVAIDSNLDQLNWLQNAFDS; this comes from the coding sequence ATGCCCGACCGGTCACGCCAGCAAAGCGGCAAAGATGCCGAGCGCCATGCGCTCGAGCATCTTCAACAACAGGGTCTGCGCCTGCTGGCGCAGAACTGGTTGTGCAAACGCGGCGAGCTTGATCTGGTCATGCTTGATGGCGATACAGTAGTATTCGTTGAAGTCCGCTACAGAAAAAACACTCAATGGGGTGGCGCGCTCGATAGCATCGATGGGCGCAAACGGCAGAAACTGATTTTCGCCGCGCAGTATTTTCTTCAGCGCGAGTCGCGTTGGGCCAATTCCCCTTGCCGCTTCGACGTGGTTGCCATCGACAGCAACCTTGATCAGTTGAACTGGTTGCAGAATGCCTTCGACAGCTGA
- a CDS encoding penicillin-binding protein activator, translating to MIACLRLFTALCLAALLAACASSPSSSLGELPRTPDASIEQLLEKAAQSKTPEQAALFRLSAADLAYRQGNAGQSAQILQQVPVEQLKPGQQVFASTLAAELAMVRNQPKAALTALSHPSLQRLGELPVEQQVRTGTVHARALEADGQTLAAARERIFIAPMLEGEAASKNHDAIWTLIASLPTDQLQPTTTDDLGGWMSLALAVKTAGTLEQQQAAIDNWRVQNPKHPAALQLPLPLTQLKELASQPLSKIAVLLPQTDGPLAAASKALREGIVAAHYQAQQAGQKPPAIVFYDSSPMTTTPPRMSMDEFYRKAQADGVQLVIGPLEKPLVKQLSTRPQLPITTLALNYSEGQQGPAQLFQFGLAAEDEAREVSRRARADGLHRAAAMVPKGEWGDRVLKAFSQDWQANGGSIVAVEHIDQPVQLAQQIADMFQLRQSEGRAKTLQSTVGSQVAAQPSRRQDIEFIFLAASPKQAQQIKPTLNFQYAGDVPVYATSNVFSASGDVNEYNDMNGVRFCETPWLLDANDPLRKQVTAQWPQAGTSLGRLFAMGVDAYRLAPRLGQLKTLPDSRIEGQSGSLGMTQNQRVVRQMPWAQFVSGQVQRLPDTPR from the coding sequence ATGATCGCTTGCCTGCGGCTGTTCACTGCCCTCTGCCTCGCTGCCTTGCTGGCGGCTTGCGCCAGCTCGCCCTCCTCCAGCCTTGGCGAACTTCCACGGACCCCGGACGCCAGTATCGAGCAACTGCTCGAAAAGGCTGCCCAGAGCAAAACGCCGGAACAAGCCGCGCTGTTTCGCCTGAGCGCGGCAGACCTGGCTTATCGCCAGGGCAATGCCGGCCAGTCCGCGCAAATCCTGCAACAAGTGCCGGTGGAACAACTCAAGCCTGGCCAACAGGTCTTCGCCAGTACCCTGGCAGCTGAACTGGCCATGGTGCGTAATCAGCCGAAAGCGGCGCTGACGGCCTTGAGCCATCCGAGCCTGCAACGCCTGGGCGAATTGCCCGTCGAGCAACAAGTACGCACCGGCACCGTTCACGCCCGCGCCCTTGAAGCCGACGGCCAAACCCTCGCTGCCGCACGGGAGCGCATCTTTATTGCGCCAATGCTCGAAGGCGAAGCCGCCAGCAAGAACCACGACGCGATCTGGACTCTGATCGCCTCGTTGCCGACCGATCAATTGCAGCCAACCACCACCGACGACCTTGGCGGCTGGATGAGCCTGGCCCTGGCAGTGAAAACCGCCGGCACCCTGGAACAGCAGCAAGCAGCGATCGACAACTGGCGCGTACAGAATCCAAAGCATCCGGCTGCGCTGCAACTGCCGCTGCCACTGACCCAACTCAAGGAACTGGCCAGCCAGCCCCTGAGCAAAATCGCCGTCCTGCTGCCCCAGACAGACGGCCCGCTGGCGGCGGCCAGCAAGGCACTGCGTGAAGGTATCGTGGCTGCTCACTATCAGGCGCAACAAGCCGGGCAGAAGCCACCAGCCATCGTATTTTATGACAGCTCGCCAATGACCACGACGCCGCCACGGATGTCGATGGACGAGTTCTATCGCAAGGCCCAGGCCGACGGCGTGCAACTGGTTATCGGCCCGCTGGAGAAGCCGCTGGTCAAACAGCTCAGCACTCGCCCGCAATTGCCGATCACCACCCTGGCGCTGAACTACAGCGAAGGCCAACAAGGCCCGGCCCAACTGTTCCAGTTCGGCCTTGCCGCTGAAGACGAAGCCCGCGAAGTGTCCCGCCGCGCTCGTGCCGACGGCCTGCATCGCGCCGCCGCCATGGTACCGAAAGGCGAATGGGGCGACCGCGTATTGAAGGCGTTCAGTCAGGACTGGCAGGCGAATGGCGGTAGCATCGTCGCCGTCGAGCACATCGACCAGCCGGTGCAACTGGCGCAACAGATTGCCGACATGTTCCAACTGCGCCAGAGCGAAGGCCGCGCCAAGACCTTGCAGAGCACCGTTGGCTCGCAAGTCGCCGCACAACCTTCCCGCCGCCAGGACATCGAGTTCATCTTCCTTGCGGCCTCCCCGAAACAGGCGCAACAGATCAAACCGACCCTGAACTTCCAGTACGCCGGTGACGTGCCTGTCTACGCGACCTCCAATGTGTTCAGTGCCAGTGGTGACGTAAACGAGTACAACGACATGAACGGTGTTCGCTTCTGCGAAACCCCGTGGTTGCTGGACGCCAATGACCCACTGCGCAAACAGGTCACTGCACAATGGCCACAGGCCGGGACCAGCCTCGGCCGCTTGTTCGCGATGGGTGTTGACGCTTATCGCCTGGCACCGCGCCTGGGGCAACTCAAGACCTTGCCGGACAGCCGCATCGAAGGGCAATCGGGCAGCCTGGGCATGACCCAGAACCAACGCGTGGTTCGCCAGATGCCGTGGGCACAGTTCGTCAGCGGCCAGGTTCAACGCCTGCCGGACACCCCGCGCTGA
- the rsmI gene encoding 16S rRNA (cytidine(1402)-2'-O)-methyltransferase, with translation MATFTDHEVCALTAPGALNSAAGSLYVVATPIGNLDDISARALKILREVALIAAEDTRHSQRLMQHFGIPTPLAACHEHNERDEGSRFITRLLAGDDVALISDAGTPLISDPGYHLVRQARAAGINVVPVPGACALIAALSAAGLPSDRFIFEGFLPAKAVGRRARLELVKEEPRTLIFYEAPHRILECLQDMELVFGGERPALLAREITKTFETLKGLPLAELREFVESDSNQQRGECVVLVAGWSAPETEDAVSSEAMRILNLLLEEMPLKRAAALAAQITGERKNVLYQVALDKQKGE, from the coding sequence ATGGCGACTTTTACCGATCATGAGGTGTGCGCTTTGACTGCTCCAGGTGCTTTGAATTCCGCTGCTGGCTCGCTTTATGTGGTGGCGACGCCCATCGGCAACCTGGACGACATCAGTGCCCGCGCGCTGAAAATCCTGCGTGAGGTAGCGTTGATCGCCGCCGAAGACACCCGTCACTCCCAGCGTTTGATGCAGCACTTCGGTATCCCCACGCCGCTGGCGGCCTGCCATGAACACAACGAACGCGATGAAGGTAGCCGCTTTATCACGCGTCTGCTGGCCGGCGACGATGTGGCGTTGATCTCCGATGCGGGGACGCCGCTGATTTCCGATCCGGGTTATCACTTGGTGCGTCAGGCGCGTGCGGCCGGGATCAATGTGGTGCCGGTGCCGGGCGCCTGTGCCTTGATCGCAGCGTTGTCGGCGGCGGGCCTGCCGTCGGATCGCTTTATCTTCGAAGGCTTCCTGCCGGCCAAGGCCGTGGGTCGTCGGGCTCGGCTTGAGCTGGTCAAGGAAGAGCCGCGCACGCTGATTTTCTACGAAGCGCCGCACCGCATCCTTGAATGCCTGCAAGACATGGAGCTGGTGTTCGGCGGCGAGCGTCCGGCGTTGCTGGCCCGTGAAATCACTAAAACTTTCGAAACCCTCAAGGGTCTGCCGCTGGCCGAGCTGCGCGAGTTCGTCGAGTCCGACAGCAACCAGCAGCGTGGTGAATGCGTGGTGTTGGTTGCCGGTTGGTCGGCGCCGGAGACTGAAGACGCGGTCAGCAGCGAAGCCATGCGCATCCTCAATCTGTTGCTCGAAGAAATGCCGCTCAAAAGGGCTGCAGCCCTGGCGGCACAAATTACCGGCGAGCGTAAGAATGTTCTCTATCAAGTCGCGCTGGATAAACAGAAGGGCGAATGA
- the mraZ gene encoding division/cell wall cluster transcriptional repressor MraZ: MFRGANAISLDAKGRLAMPSRYRDELVSRSSGQLIVTIDAVDPCLCVYPLDEWEIIETKLRALPSLREENRRLQRLLIGNAVDLELDGSGRFLVPPRLREYARLDKRAMLVGQLNKFQLWDEDAWDAVSAADLAAIQQPGAMPDELRDLIL, from the coding sequence GTGTTTCGCGGAGCTAACGCTATCAGTCTCGATGCAAAGGGCCGTCTCGCTATGCCGAGCCGGTACCGTGACGAGCTGGTTTCGCGCAGTTCCGGTCAATTGATCGTGACAATCGATGCCGTTGATCCGTGTTTGTGTGTTTATCCCCTCGATGAGTGGGAAATTATTGAAACCAAACTGCGCGCACTGCCTTCGCTTCGCGAAGAGAACCGCCGCCTGCAACGTTTGCTGATTGGTAATGCCGTCGACCTCGAACTCGATGGCAGTGGTCGTTTTCTGGTTCCACCGCGTCTGCGCGAATATGCCCGGTTGGATAAGCGCGCAATGCTGGTGGGCCAACTGAACAAGTTCCAATTATGGGACGAGGATGCCTGGGATGCGGTTTCTGCCGCTGACCTGGCTGCTATTCAACAACCGGGCGCCATGCCTGATGAACTGCGTGATTTGATCCTGTGA